The Corythoichthys intestinalis isolate RoL2023-P3 chromosome 1, ASM3026506v1, whole genome shotgun sequence genomic interval ttactttgaaatgttaagcaggtccactgccttcgcatgacccataaactgcgacccaaagtatctggatgggacttggtcgccgatccaatacctcacatgctggtccaactgtgtggacttggttgtcttgttgaagctttcgtcgaacataacaactaaggcatctgagcagttccttgcgttaggacacagtactgtgtgattgcctgctgttgtgatgttcatgctaatgatgctaacggcgcgcacgTACgatgtgcagtgcatcgtaaaaattgtacgcgtcatcttcgttatggatttaaaaaaaacaactttgtcACGAATATAATtttggttgcactgagatgttcttgaaaattaaaaccacggtgaaaaaattcaagacttacgacagctaatttaatacttttaataccttgaaTAATggtaaactaaattcaatgcttttttaatacttttaataacccgcgggtaacctatcttagttcttttttaagaacccctcctgttctccactcattaccggaagtaactgcacctgtttgaacttgttacctgtataaaagacacctgttcacatgctcaaacaaacaaactccaacctctccacaatggccaagaccaaagagctgtgtaaggacatcagggataaaataatagacctgcacaaggctggggtgggcacaggaaaataagcaacttggtgagaaggtaaaaactgttggagcgattattagaaaattgaagaagttcaagttgacggtcaatctgcctcgttctggggctccatgcaagatctcacctcgtggggcatcactgatcatgaggaaggtgcgggatcagcccagaactacacggcaggacctggtcaatgacctgaagagagctggaaccacagtctcgaagaaaatcatcagaaacacattaagccgtcatggattaaaatcctacagcgcacgcaaggtctcgctgctgaagccagtgcatgtccagacatgtctgaagtttgccactgaccatctggatgatccagaggagcaatgggagaaggtcatgtggtcggatgagaccaaaattgaacttttggtctaaactcggctcgtcatgtttggaggaaaaagatggatgagtacaaccccaagaacacccatcccaaccgtgaaacacggaggaggaaacatcattttttgaggctgcttctctgccaagggtacaggacgactgccaccgtattgaggggaggatggatggggctatgtatcgccagatcttggctgacaacctccttccttcagtgagagccctgaagatgggtcgtggctgggtcttccagcatgacaacgacccaaaggacacagccaaggcaattaAAGAGTggatccgtaagaagcatcttaaggtcctggagtggcctagccagtcaccagatctgaaccagatagaaaatctatggagggagctgaaagtccgtgttgcccggcagcagccccgaaacctgaaggctctggagaagatctgcatggaggagtgggctaaaatccctgctgcagtgtgtgcaaaccttggcaaaaattacaggaaacgtttggtatctgtaatagcaaacaaaggtttctgtaccaaatattaagttcgatttttgtgatgtatcaaatacttatttcatgcaattaaatgcaaatttattatttaaaaatcatacaccgtgattttctgtttttttttgtattagattccgtccgtcacagttgaagagaatttatgatacaaattatagacctctatatgctttgcaagtgggaaaccagcaaaatcggcagtgtatcaaatacttgttctccccactgtatttacattgctattttttgtgtagcgatagcaaatgctactcagtgacagtcaacgaacacttttaatttttatttattttatctacacttaccccttactaaagttgttgttttttttacaacagaaaaattaACAACAgatgcagtcagataccattttaatttttttagggcattcattgtcagacagaagtagCATGGCAAAACCCCACGCTAAAAATTAaggaaaaatatcaaaatggcttacctcttcctcctctgtaggaccatggcccccaacaaatgtttactgcatatgaaatttgAATGGCTTCACTTTGCTGACATTTAACTGGTCTTTTTaatgtccgcgcaagttgatccattcatcacattttttccctttgAGTGTttcgtttcgggaaacgtatgaagaaaacatccttcatatgtcgtaatgtctagagtcgtttctacaagtcctctagcagcagtgttttctcggcgtttaaaaaaaaaaaaaattttttttatagattaccggagaaaacaagcaggaaTAACATGGACTGTACGCGAGGGCGGGTCTGTAATGACCCACTTTCACATTACGATGGCagtgtcacggtctaaaaatagcatccaTGCAGTATCCTATTAGGGCTAAATGTGGGAACGGAGCTAGCTAGCACTGTCTTGTTGTTCAATAAATGAATTTAGACTCTGCTCGATTGTGTAATATCCAGCTATTTTAGCGTTTTGATTGGAGTAAGAATTCAGTTTGCCTGAACTAAGTTCTACTTAGCGAGCATCCAGGCTAAGTAGGTCTTTGCTTGTATGCcaatcacagcaaatgcacCGTCTCTTTCAATTTCAACGACTTTGTCATAGTGTCAGGCAAGCCGTTTTGTATACAAGTAACGGTGACAAACGCGGTTCAGTCTACCGTAAGACATTATTGCTGTTAAAGGAGCTGAAGAATAGCTAAAGTTGCTCATGAACTTCAGACATTATAGCGATGACATCCTAGTAAGATATAATATTCAATAACAATAACTGGAACTTTGATATCGAgttccttgatttttttttttttagctgggAGTGACACTGCATGTCCAGATTTTTTAACCCGTTgtaattcagttgttttttgttttaagaaCCACATTCATACTGATATACTCCTGGGGCGTACCTCATGTCAGATTTAGATATTCTAAATACACATCGCCTTTTCGTCTCCTTCTGTTTTATGACAGTTGCAATCTCAAAACCACCAAATCAATCAATTAGGCAATCCGCCTGTTTGTCAGACCTGCTCCCTTAACGACTCTACAGGTTGTGTGATTGGTCGATAGCAGTTTAGGAGGTAGGAGATTGCAAAAGGTCAATTGCAATAAAATTACTTATCACATTGATGACAAACTTCAACTTGGTCACACAAAAAATGAAGGCCCGGAAGGCTTGTAAAAGCCTGCAATATGGGAGATTGGCTTTTAAGTTTGGCTTGAAAATTGTAATCATTCATTGCACACCCGTTGTTCACTTGtgattactttttatttttacgttCACAATTTCTTTAGGCTAAATGTTAGTGGCATATGAGCcactgttttgtttgtttattaaaTACTAGTGCTGTAAAATTtaatgcgttaacgggcggtaaataatttttaaaattaataactttaaaatattagacgCATGcgaggaatgacccgctcatgcactgcctcaaacagattacaatgacgctgttttttgcacattgagagctaagaggcagggaaaggcgagtggacacaggcgttttttggaccgcgccgtttattggcataagcttcgacaactccttcacaacaaacataagtataattttgtgaaagcacaacaaaaatatccctatgtctcaaaaaaaaaaaaaagttcacaaaaagaaaagcgcttcaatctgtattattgaggccctattctcacacagttaaacaacaatgcaaaagagaactggcattcccaatcaaaatagccacGCGAAATACACatgaaacttactcagactttggtcaaactctattcaaacatttcgttttgcttaacaaatacactggatggcaatatttagtcacaatatacaaactatcatatgtctcgtacgttgtgatgccagcactcaaatgaccgtgaagtacaaAGAATGGACCAGTAAAccgggaactacggcgtcagatGAGGGACAAaagggcttgatttctaagtaatttgaaaaccaccattgacaccttgtggtgcatttcaatcactaccttacgtatagttaaagacactgtggaagaacggcagggagcccatgcgaTGTCACCTCTCGGCGATGtcagcaatggcgagctactagtttattttttgattgaaaattttacacattttatttaaacgaaaacatgaagaggggtttaatataaaattataacttgtactaacatttatcttttaagaactacaagtctttctatccatggatccctttaacaaagaATGCTAATGCCATCTCGTGGATTTATTatgataaatacagtacttatgtacagtatgttgaatgtataaatccgtcttgtgtcttatctttccattccaacaatattttacaggaaaatatggcatattttagagatggtttgaattgcaattaattacgattaatttttaagctgtgattaactcgattaaaaattttaatggtttgacagccatatcaaaaacaacaaaaatacagttGAGGCTTGAACACTAGCTTTGTGGGGAAGTGATGAATGTGATGCACCTGCCTAAATACCCAATGTATTGGCTTCACCATCGCAGACGAAAAACATGGCAATGACAAGCAAATAGAGGCAGGCTAATGGCACTTGGGGTTTGGGCAGTTCTTTTGGATAGTACATATcacacatactggactgtctcaggaaattagaatattgtgtattctaattttttgagacagtcctgtgtatatacacaggactgtctcaaaaaattagaatattgtgtattctaattgcctgagacagtccagtatattgatctatcttgtgcttgaaaAGTGGAAAATTTGAATTCTGTGCAACGTCACTTTTAACATTTTTCTCCCATAGCGTGAGTGTATCTCAGTGCATATTGGACAGGCTGGTGTTCAGATTGGGAACGCCTGCTGGGAGCTTTACTGCCTGGAACATGGAATCCAGCCGGATGGACAGATGCCCAGTGACAAGACGATTGGCGGTGGAGACGATTCCTTCAACACTTTCTTTAGTGAGACCGGAGCAGGAAAGCACGTTCCCAGAGCTGTCTTTGTGGACCTGGAGCCCACTGTCATCGGTAAACTTGCCAATCTCTGAACTACTGTACATTGCTTGACTTTTGTAAACATTAATTCATTGAATGACATTGAaggtgatagacatccagtccatttgaactgggaggggatGCAAGCAAATGATCGTTGGCAGTCTCTCCCAGGTCAATTGATGCTGGCAATAGACTGGATGTCCATTGCCATCAATTGAGGTTTCGTAAACTCCGCCTCCTAAACACCCATTGACAAAGCATACGCCCTAGAGGCCGTTGTTAAGGGAGCATGATGCCTAGTTGATTGATTTGGTGGTTTTAAGATTCCCAACTGCAATAAATCTTTTAAGAAGGAAGACAAAAAGGCTCAACAGGCAGTGGTCATACAAAATGGTCATGCGAAGCCCCTATGgcaacagtggggcaaataagtatttagtcaaccactaattgtgcaagttctcccacttgaggcctgtaattgtcaacatgggtaaacctcaaccatgagagacagaatgtggaaaaaagaaaatcccattgtttgaattttaaataatttatttgcaaatcatgatggaaaataagtattcggtcaataccaaaaattcatctcaatactttgttatgtactctttgttgacaataacggaggccaaacgttttctgtaactcttcaccagcttttcacacactgttgctgctattttggcccatttctccatgcagatctcctctagagtagtgatgttttggcgctgtcgttgggcaacacggactttcaactccgtccacagattttctatggggttgagatctggagactggctaggccactccaggaccttgaaatgcttcttacgaagccactcctttgttgccctggctgtgtgtttgggatcattgtcatgctgaaagacacagccacgtctcatcttcaatgcccttgctgattgaaggagattttcactcaaaatctctcgatacatggccccattcatttattcctttacacagatcagtcgtcctggtccctttgcagaaaaacagccccaacgcatgatgtttccacccccatgcttcacagtgggtatggtgttcttcggatgcaattgagtattctttctcctccaaacaggagaacctgtgtttctaccaaaaagttctattttggtttcatctgaccataacacattctcccagtccttttctggatcatgcaaatgctctctagcgaaccacagacgggcctggacatgcacagcaggggcacacgtctggcagtggaggatttgagtccctggcagcgcattgtgttactgatagtagcctttgttactggggtcccagctctctgtaggtcattcactaggtccccccgtgtggttctgggatttttgctcaccgttcttatcattttgacgccacggggtgagatcttgcatggagcctcagattgagggagattatcagtggtcttgtatgtcttccattttctattaattgctcccacagttgatttctttacaccaagcattttacctattgcagattcagtcttcccagcctggtgcaggtctacaattttgtctctggtgtccttcgacagctctttgttcttggccttagtggagtttggagtgtgactgactaagaTTGTGGaccggtgtcttttataccgataatgttaaaacaggtgccattaatacaggtaacaagtggagcctcgttaaaccttgttagaagatgttagacctctttgacagccaaaaatcttgcttgtttgtagctgaccaaatactgattttacttatacttattttccactctaatttggaaataaattccttaaaaatcaaacaatgtgattttctttttttttccccacattctgtctctcatggttgaggtttacccatgttgacaattacaggcttctctaatcttttcaagtaggagaacttgcacaattggtggttgactaaatacttatttgctccactgtatttcACAAAGGGCCACTCTGTGACCATTATGAGgatagcctttcaccaatctggtttcatacaagtgcaatcagttgattgcggtCTTGTTTCCGCTGAAACTTCATTCATTGGTTAATCCGTCTGTGCCGAATCGATTTGAAGAAAGACCAGCCCTCCAGGACCGGTATGCCCACCCTTGCCCGATGGAATATCGAAATCAGACACGAGGTACCCCAGGAGTTTATCGGTTTGAATGTGGTTCTTCACTTttcaaagcttaaaaaaaaaaggattcaaGTGGATTAAAAAGTCTgtagtagaggtgtgcgaaatttccaattcttagattgttcgcgattcggccgtggaagattggtTCACaagcatccaaattccgattattgaaatatgccaagtaaagcagaacagtcagtgcggtcttcgggacgcaatgaggaatggaccaagACTAAACATCGAGCGAAGCTGGGTACTGAGGGAGTAGGGATGCGGCCAGACTCTTGTGCtcgactcatgccgctagataaaaaatataatacatgactgcggccgacagccgctacaaactacgcccacataatgatacgttagatatcacatgtatatagatgcgaaatgacagacttggcgttagcacatgtatagagaactagatgtgaaatgacactcGCCGgtcttagtaaacagccgccatcttaaagcagtcgacttctctggaaggctgttgtagcgaacctaattaacgttttatctaaaatactcctaatcggcaaaatgttgacttgaatccatcttcaaatgatgaaatggctttaaaactttcacatgtcaaaagtagacagaagggaaattatggaataacggtagcaattttaactttaacggttgattcacaacattaaattaattgaatatagATAAAAGCTGCTGAGACAGAATggagacttgagtattttatttgctgttttgaactgttaacttgatactgaaatagtagtttatttaaagtgcatatgacaccaaaaagtatGTTTATTATTCgcgtggtgttttatgctcctgaatgaaatggaccgcttggatgtgtgtggaagcgatcgttttatatatccaattttttaatcccgcgccatgaaaatgagtgacttcgggcttcagtctcgggtttaggacgaatgcgaatgtgacccaggtcagcatctcacaatacagcattgctttatagcagatggactgcggattcagctgagtttgcggattcatttatttttcgcatcacgccagccaaacggctgcagaaaattgttggtgcaccagggagaggtgtgtgagcctttttgggtttcaaaaggttcccgttcaccgagatattggccaaaacaagccctactactgtgggaccatcggagttacgaggaagtgagtaaacatcgtattttgtattatgtcaaatactgggatcatggcacacgttataATACGGAGgtagcttgcattttgtggctttgtccaccaaaaaaatgcccccACCCACCGGAAGAGTgctatactctgcttattgccctctaCGCGTGCtctgtgttctgtcaaattttcccacCCCATGAGAAATTGCGACTTTGCGTTGaaaatggccgcaaatacagcgattacaaagtaaacactaaaactttctttaaataaaggactatttacttacgtttgatcatgaacagatatgtagaaaagttctcagacacatcctgccatgttagatgcacaacaactgcacgccgctccctgtttacgtcttcgctgtgtagtaaagcattattttacgccatcatgttgaccatgtggcagctacgcgctcctccgacgccaGACAACTCCAGCTGCTTCTCCGGCAAGCTTTCTTgtccgtagcaggggaacgagctgtaacttgctagccgccgggcgggttgccgatcggcgaagaccatCAACAACCCCGCCGCTGTGTGACATTATCCCGggtagttttgagtgatttttcgcttcgaaagcggTGAAtacactttgaaacatcacttggttcgggttagcatgtcggctagctgtcacacctctttgtttgtttacattctccgaagtcggggcagggaaataacaaaagcctgactaactacggtggcataaaatatcgttcgggaggtgcgacagtaaaggtgaagtcgacagttttgaccactatggagtaattttgccatgtcgtagtgaatattttttattatttcatatttcatttagtacaagactgttatttgtcttgaccataccatttatgtagcaattggggaaaaatactttgatgaaaagaatatcctgtaaaaatattggagttgagcgattgaaacaatgacatcggtgtaccgcacgcaggctattttcagaccgtgacgtcgcatcgtaaagcggaagtaaagccgaagtgggacattatagacccgccctcgcatagacccaacgtaaaaagtgctactcttctccagtaatctttcaaaaacgaacatgccgatcacgcattgcttttttggaacttgtagaaacgactctagacattacgacacaaagGATGTGTTCTTCATacttttccggaaaccaaaaactcgggaggaaaaaatgtgaagaccgaatcaaattgcgcggacttttacaccagctcggcgaatccattcacgtttcatatgcagtaaacattatgttgggttggcatggtctttcagaggacaaagaggtaagccatttttatatttttaacttatttttttagcgtaacgttgtgccgtactgcttctgtctgacaatgaatgacctgaaaagaacaatggtatctgactgccactgttaccgtttctgttatatatataaaaaaacaactttagtaagggggaagtgtaaataaattataggattaagatgtgttatcaatgaaaaaattaaaagtgttcgttggctgtcactgagtagcatttgcgatcgctgcacaaagctaactaaattacccccaagaaaggtaagagacgtaggacaaccagaggatatataagaaagagagggctgatggtaaaggatagcttgttgaaacaggagaatgtcactgTCAgttgcgtcgataaaaaagctaaagctatgcttaggtcggctagtttttttagtctttttcaggctttgacactaaagccatctctttaactgaacatttttatgttcttccacatctttgccagtcaatttggcaccaggcacatcattttcggagagaattggtaggtttagcgctgtaaacctctccttcgtacacgatttccattcatttcctattagggacaaacggtggcttgtccctacttagcaacagtagctaatgtcatgaatattaatgagcggaagtgacgtgttgcttgcggtacgccatttgcggctctctttgtcgtgtTTTCctagttctgaataattccccttcaatgggttgaattctaaatcagatgaaaccacaaccctgccgacgtcatcctcctgttggggacgctagagccctataatggtaggcgtggctaaacggcggatttaAAGTTTGatctctcgtcatctgtgctttgccaagttgttgtatatcgtcgaatcgtctcaaaaatgATTCTAAATCACATAATAGtggtatttaagattttttttatcctgtcgtatgcactttaagcctgagaggatttttgtaactaatgttcgattaaaagcagctaatagtggGGGGTCGGAGATTTGATGCACCCCCCATCGATTTATAATTAAATCGTAGTCTATGAATCGTAatagaatcgttaggtgccccaagagtcCCACCTCTAGTCTGTATGGTGTCACTAATGTATCCATAGTAAACAAGGAGAGCCTAACTATCATGCTGTCCTCCCTAAAATGCTTTCGTAGAGTCAAGAACATTCATAAAACTTGGTATCTTACGACAATGTCATCTCTATAACATCTAAAATGCTGTAAGTTTAGCTGTTTCTTTAGCTAAAGTTGGTTAATTTCATGTGTTTGTTCATAATCTGTTCTAACAATGCGCTAATATCCAATGCATATTGTAAACTCTTTCGGCTCAGTCTGGAGTATGTTACACCGATATTGCGTCAAAACGATATTCGTCTGGAGTCACAGAGCTTGTCGGCTTAGTAACCGTAACTTGGGGGGCGGAACTTCTAAGAAAGGTCAatttgcactgaaatatgatcactgactgctagccctcccaattgaaatgtatttaatgtctattgttgtcaatgacagGGAATGTATTAAACGGCACGTTGATTTGACCTCTTTAGACGAAGTGCGCACCGGAACCTATCGACAGCTCTTCCACCCTGAACAGTTGATCACCGGCAAGGAGGATGCTGCTAACAACTATGCTCGTGGTCACTACACCATTGGCAAAGAAATCATTGACCTGGTGCTGGACAGAATACGCAAATTGGTGAGCATTAAAGTGAATAGTGGCCTGTGTTTAAGATTAAAATGTGAATGCCAAACTATTCTTCTGTCATCAGGCTGACCAGTGTACTGGTCTTCAGGGATTCCTGGTGTTCCACAGCTTCGGCGGTGGGACCGGCTCTGGTTTCACCTCCCTGTTGATGGAACGTTTATCTGTGGACTATGGCAAGAAATCTAAGCTGGAGTTCTCAATCTACCCAGCACCTCAGGTGTCCACGGCTGTAGTTGAGCCCTATAACTCCATCCTGACCACACATACGACCCTCGAGCACTCAGACTGTGCCTTTATGGTAGATAATGAAGCCATTTACGATATATGCCGCAGAAATCTAGACATGGAACGTCCGACATACACCAATCTGAACAGACTGATCAGTCAGATCACCTCCTCTATCACGGCTTCCCTACGTTTTGACGGCGCTCTCAATGTCGATCTAGCCGAGTTTCAGACTAACTTAGTACCATATCCACGTATCCACTTCCCCCTGGCTACCTATGCACCCATCATTTCTGCTGAGAAGGCCTATCATGAGCAATTAACTGTAGCCGATATCACTAATGCTTGCTTTGAGCCAGCCAACCAGATGGTGAAGTGTGACCCCCGTCACGGCAAGTACATGGCGTGCTGCCTTTTGTACCGTGGCGACGTGGTGCCCAAAGATGTAAATGCCGCCATTGCCACGATCAAAACCAAGCGCACCATCCAATTTGTGGATTGGTGCCCCACTGGTTTCAAGGTGGGCATCAACTACCAGCCACCCACTGTGGTTCCTGGTGGAGACTTGGCTAAAGTACAGAGAGCTGTGTGTATGCTAAGCAACACGACAGCCGTGGCAGAGGCCTGGGCTCGTCTCGACCACAAGTTTGATTTGATGTATGCCAAGCGTGCATTTGTTCACTGGTACGTGGGAGAGGGTATGGAGGAAGGAGAATTCTCTGAGGCCAGAGAAGACATGGCAGCGCTTGAGAAGGACTACGAAGAGGTTGGTGCCGACTCAGTTGATGACCAGGGAGAAGAAGGGGAGGAGTATTAATACGTACAAAAGTATCTAGATTGCAGGAACCACCGCTTGAGTCCTTCATGTGTTGTGATGACCAGTTTGAATGCTCAAACTAGAAAATTGATTGCATCATTTGGAAATCTACttctcatttttttgtttttatcaaaACAGTTATACATTTTAGACAGATGTTACACATTAAAGTATAATACAAACCCTGTTATTGTGAAAATTCTTATTCATTATGATTCAGTGCCGCCAGAGTACCAA includes:
- the LOC130921256 gene encoding tubulin alpha-1C chain-like, giving the protein MRECISVHIGQAGVQIGNACWELYCLEHGIQPDGQMPSDKTIGGGDDSFNTFFSETGAGKHVPRAVFVDLEPTVIDEVRTGTYRQLFHPEQLITGKEDAANNYARGHYTIGKEIIDLVLDRIRKLADQCTGLQGFLVFHSFGGGTGSGFTSLLMERLSVDYGKKSKLEFSIYPAPQVSTAVVEPYNSILTTHTTLEHSDCAFMVDNEAIYDICRRNLDMERPTYTNLNRLISQITSSITASLRFDGALNVDLAEFQTNLVPYPRIHFPLATYAPIISAEKAYHEQLTVADITNACFEPANQMVKCDPRHGKYMACCLLYRGDVVPKDVNAAIATIKTKRTIQFVDWCPTGFKVGINYQPPTVVPGGDLAKVQRAVCMLSNTTAVAEAWARLDHKFDLMYAKRAFVHWYVGEGMEEGEFSEAREDMAALEKDYEEVGADSVDDQGEEGEEY